In Capsicum annuum cultivar UCD-10X-F1 unplaced genomic scaffold, UCD10Xv1.1 ctg55828, whole genome shotgun sequence, a single genomic region encodes these proteins:
- the LOC124893211 gene encoding uncharacterized protein LOC124893211: MDLCTDLKLKKQLKKDSTSKYGLGTFCQDYGFTIPSKRYRKKSSNPRKKATSSKKPFIRESYKPSRKVKRKTSKAKDTYWTCGKAGHRAKDCKSNKKKKINQLDLSQEARASLFSIMEDSPESSGSSESYNSSSDDCNDEEFINATYETDQSQSD, encoded by the coding sequence ATGGATCTCTGCACTGACCTCAAGCTTAAGAAACAGCTTAAGAAGGATAGTACTTCTAAATATGgactaggaaccttctgccaagactacGGATTTACCATTCCTAGCAAAAGGTATAGGAAGAAATCCTCCAACCCTCGCAAGAAGGCTACCTCTAGCAAGAAACCCTTCATACGAGAATCTTACAAGCCTAGTAGGAAGGTCAAACGcaaaacctctaaggctaaagataCCTATTGGACTTGTGGCAAGGCAGGCCACAGGGCAAAAGATTGCAAGtctaacaagaaaaagaaaataaaccaattagaTCTCTCTCAAGAGGCTAGGGCtagtttattttctataatggaGGATTCGCCTGAATCTTCTGGGTCTTCAGAATCCTATAATTCATCCAGCGATGACTGCAATGATGAAGAATTCATCAATGCCACTTACGAGACAGATCAATCCCAATCCGACTAA